From a single Apium graveolens cultivar Ventura chromosome 2, ASM990537v1, whole genome shotgun sequence genomic region:
- the LOC141707392 gene encoding P-loop NTPase domain-containing protein LPA1 homolog 2 isoform X2 codes for MQGSRLGITTVISTDSIRHMMRSFVDEKQNPLLWASTYHAGEYLDRVAVGEAKLKKKAKKLVSPSLSTGDVSDSSNSGKTSPKGGSSTAELISPKQMAIEGYKAQSEMVIDGLDRLITGWEERKESVVVEGVHLSLNFVMGLMKKHPSIIPFMIYITNEDKHLERFAVRAKYMTLDPEKNKYVKYIRNIRTIQEYLCNRADKHLVPKINNTNVDKSVAAIHATVFSCLRRREAGEKFYDPARNTVTVIDEEYRNQCVADSLSSKGMFQLIQRQGSSRHLMALLNTDGSVAKAWPVVSVDGNGEPIFGQMTEDETGNPMDGLFTVGKAEPVNLQFGNFGISAWVSDTGGTSHASSLDEFKGDGTDNGSKYYSSCCSSPRMSDGPSKERKEEQSVDGSDEEIDVPPELDSDEDFSDDDLKQIQEEIEGSVDEESTKSDEEYLDLAMEDIQENGYWSDNDESCKDAPLPVLAKQSSDGLSTAKYKENLDRFLRTKSDSMSDSIRKKVTSPGKVGIRRRSHSISAVGKVGAFFNGPDLPAAAQI; via the exons ATGCAG GGTAGTAGACTGGGCATAACAACTGTTATATCAACAGACTCAATTCGACATATGATGAGGAGTTTTGTTGATGAGAAGCAAAATCCCTTACTATGGGCTTCCACCTACCATGCTGGGGAATATTTAGATCGTGTGGCTGTTGGAGAAGCTAAGCTAAAAAAGAAGGCGAAGAAACTAGTCTCTCCCTCGCTATCAACGGGTGATGTATCTGATAGTTCCAACAGTGGAAAGACATCGCCAAAGGGAGGTTCAAGCACTGCCGAGTTGATCAGTCCAAAACAGATGGCTATTGAAGGATACAAGGCACAAAGTGAGATGGTGATTGATGGTCTCGATCGGTTGATCACAGGGTGGGAAGAGAGAAAAGAATCAGTAGTTGTTGAGGGCGTTCACTTGAGCCTAAATTTTGTG ATGGGCCTTATGAAGAAACATCCTTCAATTATACCTTTCATGATATATATTACAAATGAGGACAAACACTTGGAACGGTTTGCTGTTCGTGCAAAGTACATGACACTTGATCCTGAAAAGAACAAGTATGTAAAATATATTCGGAATATTCGAACAATTCAAGAATATCTTTGCAACAGAGCCGACAAGCATTTGGTGCCGAAGATTAATAACACCAATGTTGATAAGAGTGTGGCAGCCATCCATGCAACGGTTTTCAGCTGCTTGCGGAGGCGTGAGGCAGGGGAGAAGTTTTACGATCCCGCCAGAAATACTGTTACTGTTATTGATGAGGAGTACAGGAATCAGTGTGTTGCTGACTCATTGAGCTCCAAAGGAATGTTTCAACTGATCCAGAGGCAAGGTTCGAGCAGGCATCTGATGGCCCTTTTAAACACCGACGGATCTGTCGCAAAGGCTTGGCCCGTGGTCTCTGTAGATGGCAATGGGGAGCCTATTTTTGGCCAAATGACTGAAGATGAGACTGGGAACCCTATGGACGGATTGTTTACTGTTGGTAAAGCTGAACCTGTCAATCTCCAGTTCGGCAATTTTGGGATCAGTGCCTGGGTCAGTGATACAGGTGGTACTAGTCATGCCAGCAGTCTTGATGAGTTCAAGGGTGATGGAACTGACAATGGCAGTAAATATTATTCTTCATGCTGTAGTTCACCAAGAATGTCTGATGGACCTTCCAAGGAG CGGAAGGAAGAACAATCTGTGGATGGAAGTGATGAAGAGATTGATGTACCACCTGAGTTGGACAGTGATGAGGATTTTAGTGATGATGATCTTAAACAGATTCAGGAAGAG ATTGAGGGATCAGTGGATGAGGAATCTACAAAATCTGATGAGGAGTATTTGGATCTTGCGATGGAGGATATTCAAGAGAATGGTTACTGGTCGGACAATGATGAATCCTGCAAAGATGCACCTTTGCCTGTATTGGCTAAACAATCCAGTGATGGTTTAAGTACTGCAAAATACAAGGAAAATCTTGATCGGTTCTTAAGAACTAAAAGCGATTCTATGTCCGACTCTATCCGGAAAAAGGTGACATCTCCTGGGAAAGTCGGGATTAGAAGACGGTCTCATAGCATCTCAGCTGTTGGAAAGGTTGGCGCATTTTTTAATGGTCCTGATCTCCCAGCAGCTGCCCAAATATAA
- the LOC141707392 gene encoding P-loop NTPase domain-containing protein LPA1 homolog 2 isoform X1 — protein MAEVSKVLYIVVVSDDGGGKESVLSSSSFRYTRPVLQSTFQLMGCKARHAFKISKRVFELVRNDCSGDAFVSDGQVIAGQESSKVHPVKENNCDTAQFPDKASCNNFLVSSTETEQKSKPFDLYKRRTTAIVKRKTFLDVSCKALAEYKYVSPNQRADLVLACRIRERKESVTVLLCGTSGCGKSTLSSLLGSRLGITTVISTDSIRHMMRSFVDEKQNPLLWASTYHAGEYLDRVAVGEAKLKKKAKKLVSPSLSTGDVSDSSNSGKTSPKGGSSTAELISPKQMAIEGYKAQSEMVIDGLDRLITGWEERKESVVVEGVHLSLNFVMGLMKKHPSIIPFMIYITNEDKHLERFAVRAKYMTLDPEKNKYVKYIRNIRTIQEYLCNRADKHLVPKINNTNVDKSVAAIHATVFSCLRRREAGEKFYDPARNTVTVIDEEYRNQCVADSLSSKGMFQLIQRQGSSRHLMALLNTDGSVAKAWPVVSVDGNGEPIFGQMTEDETGNPMDGLFTVGKAEPVNLQFGNFGISAWVSDTGGTSHASSLDEFKGDGTDNGSKYYSSCCSSPRMSDGPSKERKEEQSVDGSDEEIDVPPELDSDEDFSDDDLKQIQEEIEGSVDEESTKSDEEYLDLAMEDIQENGYWSDNDESCKDAPLPVLAKQSSDGLSTAKYKENLDRFLRTKSDSMSDSIRKKVTSPGKVGIRRRSHSISAVGKVGAFFNGPDLPAAAQI, from the exons ATGGCGGAAGTGAGCAAGGTGCTGTATATAGTGGTTGTAAGTGATGACGGAGGAGGAAAAGAGTCGGTGTTGTCGTCGTCGTCGTTTCGATACACAAGGCCTGTTCTTCAGAGTACTTTTCAGCTTATGGGCTGCAAAGCTAGACATGCTTTTAAG ATTAGCAAGAGGGTGTTTGAATTGGTGCGAAATGATTGTTCTGGTGATGCTTTTGTTTCGGACGGTCAAGTAATAGCAGGGCAAGAATCTTCGAAAGTACACCCTGTGAAAGAAAATAACTGTGATACTGCACAGTTTCCAGATAAAGCAAGTTGCAACAACTTTCTGGTTTCAAGCACTGAAACTGAACAAAAGAGCAAACCTTTCGATTTGTACAAGAGACGCACTACAGCAATTGTTAAAAGAAAAACTTTCCTTGATGTTTCTTGCAAGGCTCTAGCGGAGTACAAGTATGTGTCTCCCAACCAGAGGGCGGATTTGGTATTAGCATGCAG AATTCGGGAGCGGAAGGAATCAGTTACTGTGTTATTGTGCGGCACTAGTGGCTGTGGCAAGTCTACCTTGTCTTCTTTACTG GGTAGTAGACTGGGCATAACAACTGTTATATCAACAGACTCAATTCGACATATGATGAGGAGTTTTGTTGATGAGAAGCAAAATCCCTTACTATGGGCTTCCACCTACCATGCTGGGGAATATTTAGATCGTGTGGCTGTTGGAGAAGCTAAGCTAAAAAAGAAGGCGAAGAAACTAGTCTCTCCCTCGCTATCAACGGGTGATGTATCTGATAGTTCCAACAGTGGAAAGACATCGCCAAAGGGAGGTTCAAGCACTGCCGAGTTGATCAGTCCAAAACAGATGGCTATTGAAGGATACAAGGCACAAAGTGAGATGGTGATTGATGGTCTCGATCGGTTGATCACAGGGTGGGAAGAGAGAAAAGAATCAGTAGTTGTTGAGGGCGTTCACTTGAGCCTAAATTTTGTG ATGGGCCTTATGAAGAAACATCCTTCAATTATACCTTTCATGATATATATTACAAATGAGGACAAACACTTGGAACGGTTTGCTGTTCGTGCAAAGTACATGACACTTGATCCTGAAAAGAACAAGTATGTAAAATATATTCGGAATATTCGAACAATTCAAGAATATCTTTGCAACAGAGCCGACAAGCATTTGGTGCCGAAGATTAATAACACCAATGTTGATAAGAGTGTGGCAGCCATCCATGCAACGGTTTTCAGCTGCTTGCGGAGGCGTGAGGCAGGGGAGAAGTTTTACGATCCCGCCAGAAATACTGTTACTGTTATTGATGAGGAGTACAGGAATCAGTGTGTTGCTGACTCATTGAGCTCCAAAGGAATGTTTCAACTGATCCAGAGGCAAGGTTCGAGCAGGCATCTGATGGCCCTTTTAAACACCGACGGATCTGTCGCAAAGGCTTGGCCCGTGGTCTCTGTAGATGGCAATGGGGAGCCTATTTTTGGCCAAATGACTGAAGATGAGACTGGGAACCCTATGGACGGATTGTTTACTGTTGGTAAAGCTGAACCTGTCAATCTCCAGTTCGGCAATTTTGGGATCAGTGCCTGGGTCAGTGATACAGGTGGTACTAGTCATGCCAGCAGTCTTGATGAGTTCAAGGGTGATGGAACTGACAATGGCAGTAAATATTATTCTTCATGCTGTAGTTCACCAAGAATGTCTGATGGACCTTCCAAGGAG CGGAAGGAAGAACAATCTGTGGATGGAAGTGATGAAGAGATTGATGTACCACCTGAGTTGGACAGTGATGAGGATTTTAGTGATGATGATCTTAAACAGATTCAGGAAGAG ATTGAGGGATCAGTGGATGAGGAATCTACAAAATCTGATGAGGAGTATTTGGATCTTGCGATGGAGGATATTCAAGAGAATGGTTACTGGTCGGACAATGATGAATCCTGCAAAGATGCACCTTTGCCTGTATTGGCTAAACAATCCAGTGATGGTTTAAGTACTGCAAAATACAAGGAAAATCTTGATCGGTTCTTAAGAACTAAAAGCGATTCTATGTCCGACTCTATCCGGAAAAAGGTGACATCTCCTGGGAAAGTCGGGATTAGAAGACGGTCTCATAGCATCTCAGCTGTTGGAAAGGTTGGCGCATTTTTTAATGGTCCTGATCTCCCAGCAGCTGCCCAAATATAA